The Ictalurus punctatus breed USDA103 chromosome 28, Coco_2.0, whole genome shotgun sequence DNA window GCCGGACActaagggcgccaatacttttgagagccagctgcgtagggcgccaatactttcgagtgCCGgacgcgtagggcgccaatactgtTTAGAGCCGTCTGTAATGGGCGGAAATAGTTTTAGAACACGTAGTGTCCGGCGCCAATACGCTCTCCTTTTCagtgctctttttttcttcattactTGTTTGTGTATTATCGGTTCTGCGAACATTCGCTATACAAGccagaaccttatggatatttGGGACCAACACCGAATACCTATTTCGAGAGtttttcatcacacacacaacatcccAGATGACATAACGAGATCgccgggctctccgtggattgttgtcAGGTTCAGAAGGCGGCGCagacggaggagggagaggaagcaaaagcggggatgcaggtcTGGTTTTATGTTAAGGCTAAGAAAAtaaccacacaagccacctttaccgagcctggttctctccaatgccagatccctagtgcagaaaatggacaatttggaattacaactagctggaaatcgctacgttcgtgattgttgtgttttgattattactgaaacctggcttcatccgaggatacccaatgctagcatgcagctagcagaccgttaccacctggcctgacgATGCATTCTCCAATttacaggactgcttcgaacagacagactgggatttatttgaacatcaagagctagaaacattaactggaacggtactggactataccacgttctgtatcggaaatgtgactgtggacaaAAACATTCGGGTTTTCCCAAACCAGAAACcttggatgaccaaacaggtccgcacactcCTCAGAGCCCACGACGCTGCCTTCAgatctggtaatagagctctgtatagAACCGCTCATGCCAACCTGAAAGgaggtattaaggaagctaaggcggaccataagaggagcatagagtcccacctgtccagtaaaaataaacgagaggtgtggcagggcatacaagacatcacaaactacagaggccgtgatgcgacaacaggagacctgagtgcgatgctggcagaagagctaaattgcttctgtGCTcactttgaaacatcacaacaacagcactcatctgctccagccttacctccaccctcatctggctcccgcaccagtccagccctgcctccatgcactcctggttcctgcaccactctatttACTGttagggaacacgatgttagacggatgtttctggcagtgaaccccaggaaggctgctggcccagacggagtacctggtaaggtgctcagatcgtgtgcccaccagcttgcccacatctttcccagaatcttcaatctctccctggcacaagcagtcatcccgtcctgcctaaaatcagccacaatcattccggtgccaaagaagtctcccaccactagcctaaatgattatcgtcctgtggccctcactccagttatcatgaagtgctttgagagattggttcttcagcacatcaacgACTACCTAACCCCCAGACTTCGATCCTTATCAGTTTGTTTATcgcgcaaacagatccacagaggatgctatcaccgtagctgtccactccgtgttgagacatctagagcagcaacagagctacgtccggatgctttttgtggatcaCAGTTCGGATTTTAAGACAATCATTCCGGATATgctcatcaccaaattgttcaCTCTTGCCCCCCACGGCAATTCTGTTACAGCTTTCTCTTGAAAGGGCCAATACATTTGAAACTCAATGCAAATCTATAGGAAATTTTCcgaatttgagcttccgtaccAGGAATCGGATTTCCGACCGCATCCCTAAtacatagcacacctctcctcaataagctgatcgatttgacacctcaaccgtcgatctccgacaaacggtgcaggactagttacgcgccgaaaaaagtggaataataataattattataattataattatagtaCAGTATTGCTTAGTAGtgcaatagtagtgcttttcaagcatcACTAACTAgaatggtacatttcctgaagaaaatgtcagTGGTGCTTGCGTGGCAAAATTCGGATAGGGCAGCAaaactttcgagagccggaggTGTAGGACATCAATACTTTCGAGTGCCGGAcacgtagggcgccaatacttttgacgGCCGGACGcctagggcgccaatacttttgagtgtCGGAcgtgtagggcgccaatacttttgagagtcgGATGCGTAGGGCACCAATTCTTTTGAGAGCCCAACTCTAAGaatgccaatacttttgagagccggatgTGTAGGgctccaatactttcaagagcCGGACAGACAGGGCGccagcactgttagagctggccgtgtagtgctccaatacttttgagagctggacgctaagggcgccaatactttcgagcgGCGACCgcatagggtgccaatacttttgagtgGCGGAcacgtagggcgccaatacttttgagagccagaTGTGTAAGgccccaatacttttgagagcccgATTCATACGGCACCAAAATTTCAAGAGCCGTTGGCGTCGGGCGCCAATGCTTACTACTATTGTTATTcggcatacttattattattaattattattccactttttttggCACGTAACTAGACGGGAGAGGTGTCAAAtaatcggcttattgaggagaggtgtgctacGACTTTTGGAAGCGATCAGAATGTCGGCATTCCCGGTACGGAAGCTCAATGTCGGAAAAtctcccatagacttgcattgagtttcaaaagtattggccctctaaagataaagctctctctctctctctcatattatatatatatatatatatatatatatatatatatatatatatatatatatatatatatatatatatatatatatatatatatatatatatacacacacacacacacacacacacacgcacgctttTAAACTGCAATCAAATAACAAACAAGATTCTCTGATtaatacagattttatttacttaaacaTGTGGGACATCAGTGACATTTTACAGTGAGGTTCAGGGCTTCAGCTAAACTCTACAGAGACACAGGAAATAAATGACACATGTGATCCAAACCCAGATGATTTTAATCTTACTGCATGTTTCAAACAGACACTAATGGCTTTTCCTCAGGATCAGGGATTGGCTGTagagaaacacagacaaatataaagtagctcatcatcatcatcatcatcacaggcAGTTAaactgcatcaataaaggtaaTTGTCCATTTTTTCTTCCAATTTGTTTcttgtatttatattaaatgtatataatttatagGTCATGTGAAGCATTACTTTGTTATCTTAAATATAAAAAGGCTCACACACCTTATATGTGCATCAGTGACAATTGAtttagtttttacatttttatttatttacttattttctgCCTATTAGTcacttttaaaagtttaaagTGGTCCTGACactttaaaagacaaaaacatttatattgtaCAACTCAGAGTGCTCACCGATGTACAGCaataaaataagtaataaaatatttataaaaatgtataaatttgcAAGAAATAATTGAAATGGTTATTTCCATGGTCGGTCGTTAAGCACTTTGTGTTGTGAAATATACATGAAACACGCTGAATAAAGATTTATTAGGTGTACTCTGgcctataattatttatatctcAGATAGCGATAGCGACAGCTCAGTAAACACCACTCTGTATTTCTCACCACGACTCGCTTTCTCCCCATGATGATGTTCAGGTTGTTGATAAAGGACTCCTTCATACTCTCCAGCAGTTCCTGGTCTtccttcctcttctccttcAATCCGTCTGATTCCCTCACCCTGTCCCAATCTTCTTCGGTCTACAGACAGACACGAAAAAGCAGCATTTATCAGCAAAGTTTCACACGCTTAAAccttgtacatttacattaaacatAATGGTAATCTTCCACTAATCCCAATATTTAACCCCCATTTCAGAATGTACAGGATAACCTGCTCCTGAGAAGTTACATTAACCTTTTCATGCACTTTATTTGACTTGTTTTAATTGCAGAAatgatattttcctgtaaagTTAGTCTAAGAAAAAACATGGTGATATTGTtgatgttaaaaatatatatgtccTGAGACTGTTGCATGACGCAGCTGATTAAGGAGgtaaaaacaaactaaactcttatctttaataaaacaaacataaaatgaattaattaaagagTCTGCACcgagatgtttttttaaataaataatatttaattatataatttttatattaggTTATTATTTACAATTCACTGTAATTGCTAAACATAAAactgttaaattaaataaaatagtaaacaAAGATGCTCACTGGAGAATTTGATCTGTGATATTGCGTAAAAGGTTTGTAAAGATCTATCAGAGGTGTTCAGAAAGACAAACAGCCTCTGGTTTATGTTAAATTACACTTGGCATCTTTTCTTAAAAACAGCCTCGAATTGATTCTCCATAAGTGTAGACACTTTACATGAAAGAGTTAATTTAGTGTGAATTTAAATGAGAAACACTGATGACCTCACCATGTACTCAAAGGTTTGCCCACGGTAATACATTTCGGTTCCTGGAAACTGGAGGCCGTTCTTAAACAGCTCTTCGAGGTTGTTTGAGACGAGATGCAGCGTCTCATCTTCAAAAGCAAACACCTTCTCGTCCTCACACACCATCAGCACCAGATCATCATCATCGGTGAACTCCTCCAAAACACCAATCACCTCCATGAACATGTGTTCTGGGAGGTAGAACTGCTCCCACTCATCGATCATGTCGGGCTCATCTTTGTACGATGTTTCTTCCAAAGTTCCGACCTTGAAACGGTATTCTTCTACCTTTTTCAGTTTAATCTCTGACCCCCTGTTATCTGAAGCAACTTTTCTGATCTTCTGGAGATAAAGCTTCACCCCATCTAAACAAGCATAGAATTAATCACAACCACACCGACgcttatttatattatttaacatcAGAGTTTAGTCGTAGACATgtttataaacatttaccttTTTTGAGATCCGGAAGAAGGAAGTCCCTCTGAATTTTATCTTGTTTACTAAATAGTCAGAGAGAAGATTCCACACAGTcattgaattttattattattactattattattattgttaaagaGTCACAGATAGGAGTAAGAAAACCTACTCGCCTCATTGTTGTCGATGATCTGGTTTCCACATGAAGATACTGAGAGAAGAGCCGCACTCCCTAAGTGTGTGACATCAGATTGAGAAATACGCAGTCAACAGAGAATAACAACAACGCGCATGCACACATCAGCCAGAGGGCAGACTTTCAGCTTCGGTCATTTAAAAAGAGCAAATCACCAGAAAAGCATTCAGTCTGtctgtaaatattatttatgttatttgatTAGTCATTATAtccaacagtgtgtgtgtgtgtgtgtgtgtgtgtgtgtgtgtgtgtgtgtgtaacagtgtaaacttgtgtaacagtgtaaatttgctgtcccctcaaaataactccacacacagccattaatgcagGGGTCGGGCACCTATGGCTCGCGAGCCAGATGTGGCTCTTTTAATGGCTGCATCTGCAGTGATAAAATTGCATCGATGAAACGGTCAAATATAAAGTAGCACTTCGACACACGCCGTACTACATCGCGGGCTTCACATCTAATCTCCTGCAGTCATTCAAAGCGCGCTTTGGAGAATTTCGTGAGCACACTCGTCTTTTTAAGTTCCTCACCCATCCACACGAGTGTGCAGTGGACAGCGCCGACCTGAGTTACATCTCCGGTGTCTCCGTCAGAGATTTTGAGCTGCAAGCTGCTGACCTGAAGCCCTCAGACACGTGGGTGAATAAGTTCAAGTCACTGAATGAAGATTTGGAAAGACCTGCACGACAGCAAGTAGAGTTGGCGAGCAAACACAAGTatggagaaatgaaaaaactTCAACCCGAGAACCAGCTGATTGTCAAAACTTGGAAGGCGCTTCCCGTCACATAGCACACACTGCAGCATGTGAGCATTGCTGTACTGACAATGTTTGGCTCTACGTATGCATGTGGGCAGCCTTTCtcacatataaataacattaagaCCAACCCACGATCACGTTTAACGGATGGAAGTCTCAACGCCTGCATGAAGCTTAACCTCACCACGTATCAACCAGACTACAAAGCCATCAGCAAAACCATGCAGCACCAGAAGTCGCATTAATGGTAAGAAGTACTTTATTCATCATTGGTTAGCAACAGCATAacgttattaaaaataattcagagacttattgtactttaaaagtgttggtcttatataaaatgcacacatttacttgtatttagttttaaaccTATTGTATGGCTCTCACGgaattaaattttaaaatatgtggcgTTCATGGCTCTCTCAGCCAAAAAGGTTCCCGACCCCtgcattaatgtctaaacatcTGGAAactaaagtgagtacacccctaagtgaaaatgtccaaattgggcccaaagtgtcaatattttgtgtggccaccattattttccagcactgccttaaccctcttgggcatagggttcaccagagcttcacaggttgctactggagtcctcttccactcctccatgatgacatcacggagctggtggatgttaagagaccttgtgctcctccattttccatttgaggatgccccacagatgctcaatagggtttagtccatcaccttcaccctcagcttctttagcatggcagtggtcatcttggaggtgtgtttggggtcattatcatgctggaatactgcatactgatcatgctctgcttcagaatgtcacagtgtgtgtgtgtgtgtgtgtgttgtacataAGTATACCAACTGCTTGTTAATAGAATCTGAAATTTCCATGAGGGCAAAAGCCTAAGTCCTAGTTTTTTTTCTGGAACATGCCATGTCAGTCAGTATACGGGTATGGAAATTTTAGTACAGCTCAACCCTAGAAAGTTGATATCTGACCAGGACTGAATAAGAATCTGCTTACCGGTCCTTGTACTGCTTGCTCATCTTGTTTCTGGTGAGCGGTCAAGTctgtgaataaaatgtaaaaacagcagTTAGGAGACAATACatgttatgattttttttttagacagagGTTCACAGAAATTCCACTGAAGTACTGAATGTAACCTTTTGGAGGGTCTGTTACTGACTAGTAGCTTATTTATAATATCTAAAATTCTGCTAAGTGTAAGTGCAGGTCTTTTGCAATCACTCGAGGGTTTCTCACACCCTGCCGTCTCAGAAATCTAGTTGCAGCCATTgacagcttcctttttctgtcctgttccaggtatttcattcattttctacccctagccagttcaggtatttcacgtgttccagctcaagcacacctggtgcagtTAATGAAGCCCCTGATCAAGTGTGCTTGGGACAACACCTGCTCTGCATacttgtgctgttgtgagggattctattcagctGGTGAATAATGTtcagactggagaagtcattataagttccacttcagttgaatttggcaaaaaaacacttgaagcattcattgtgttgaactgttacaattgcatttgtttatcgcaaacagctgaaagtctgtacattctgtcaataaacttgatttgcaatgctggtgaataattttgatttaagtgtatataaagtgctCACAGTAGAggattttaatatatattttttaagattACTAATTAAGATGTGTGTGTTAAGATTTGCGTCAAATTAAGATTTGTCGTTTGTTGTGTCAGAAGCATGGTTAAACGctagtttgtgaatggagggcggagtCAGGGAGAACGAGAgcatgttttcttgtttttgactGATGTCCGAATTGTTCTGAGAGTACAGAGATACAAGCCAAACAGATACAGCACCGCTCCTCCTCACTC harbors:
- the LOC108260065 gene encoding GTPase IMAP family member 7 isoform X4, producing the protein MEGRYIIIINTPHLYDPKLSNEELNRKIKKCVSLSRPGPHAFLLVVQPHDFTQKDRNLLRYILNSFGDQAINYSIVINTDSGFNTSEDESRFTAIQELTEECHGRHHSFSQLHESSRSSVCQLFEKIEKSFKPDDLTAHQKQDEQAVQGPGVRLFSQYLHVETRSSTTMSKQDKIQRDFLLPDLKKDGVKLYLQKIRKVASDNRGSEIKLKKVEEYRFKVGTLEETSYKDEPDMIDEWEQFYLPEHMFMEVIGVLEEFTDDDDLVLMVCEDEKVFAFEDETLHLVSNNLEELFKNGLQFPGTEMYYRGQTFEYMTEEDWDRVRESDGLKEKRKEDQELLESMKESFINNLNIIMGRKRVVPIPDPEEKPLVSV
- the LOC108260065 gene encoding GTPase IMAP family member 7 isoform X3, with amino-acid sequence MEAVSELRIVILGKSFPQTSTVGNLILGKSVFETEDPPHSVEFHCDIVGGHMEGRYIIIINTPHLYDPKLSNEELNRKIKKCVSLSRPGPHAFLLVVQPHDFTQKDRNLLRYILNSFGDQAINYSIVINTDSGFNTSEDESRFTAIQELTEECHGRHHSFSQLHESSRSSVCQLFEKIEKSFKPDDLTAHQKQDEQAVQGPGVRLFSQYLHVETRSSTTMSKQDKIQRDFLLPDLKKDGVKLYLQKIRKVASDNRGSEIKLKKVEEYRFKVGTLEETSYKDEPDMIDEWEQFYLPEHMFMEVIGVLEEFTDDDDLVLMVCEDEKVFAFEDETLHLVSNNLEELFKNGLQFPGTEMYYRGQTFEYMTEEDWDRVRESDGLKEKRKEDQELLESMKESFINNLNIIMGRKRVVPIPDPEEKPLVSV
- the LOC108260065 gene encoding GTPase IMAP family member 7 isoform X2, whose amino-acid sequence is MASVEVSELRIVILGKSFPQTSTVGNLILGKSVFETEDPPHSVEFHCDIVGGHMEGRYIIIINTPHLYDPKLSNEELNRKIKKCVSLSRPGPHAFLLVVQPHDFTQKDRNLLRYILNSFGDQAINYSIVINTDSGFNTSEDESRFTAIQELTEECHGRHHSFSQLHESSRSSVCQLFEKIEKSFKPDDLTAHQKQDEQAVQGPGVRLFSQYLHVETRSSTTMSKQDKIQRDFLLPDLKKDGVKLYLQKIRKVASDNRGSEIKLKKVEEYRFKVGTLEETSYKDEPDMIDEWEQFYLPEHMFMEVIGVLEEFTDDDDLVLMVCEDEKVFAFEDETLHLVSNNLEELFKNGLQFPGTEMYYRGQTFEYMTEEDWDRVRESDGLKEKRKEDQELLESMKESFINNLNIIMGRKRVVPIPDPEEKPLVSV
- the LOC108260065 gene encoding GTPase IMAP family member 7 isoform X1, giving the protein MELLDFCVRVSELRIVILGKSFPQTSTVGNLILGKSVFETEDPPHSVEFHCDIVGGHMEGRYIIIINTPHLYDPKLSNEELNRKIKKCVSLSRPGPHAFLLVVQPHDFTQKDRNLLRYILNSFGDQAINYSIVINTDSGFNTSEDESRFTAIQELTEECHGRHHSFSQLHESSRSSVCQLFEKIEKSFKPDDLTAHQKQDEQAVQGPGVRLFSQYLHVETRSSTTMSKQDKIQRDFLLPDLKKDGVKLYLQKIRKVASDNRGSEIKLKKVEEYRFKVGTLEETSYKDEPDMIDEWEQFYLPEHMFMEVIGVLEEFTDDDDLVLMVCEDEKVFAFEDETLHLVSNNLEELFKNGLQFPGTEMYYRGQTFEYMTEEDWDRVRESDGLKEKRKEDQELLESMKESFINNLNIIMGRKRVVPIPDPEEKPLVSV